One window from the genome of Drosophila albomicans strain 15112-1751.03 chromosome 2L, ASM965048v2, whole genome shotgun sequence encodes:
- the LOC117563935 gene encoding ragulator complex protein LAMTOR3 homolog → MSDDIKKYFNGLLHKVSGLYVIQITDRDGVPLLRVSHSQEKNVDFALMPSLIPTFTTASDQASKLGLGRNKTIISMYSNYQVVQMNKLPLILTFVGAEDCNTGHILALEHQVDGYLEDIKMAVTES, encoded by the exons ATGTCAGAcgatatcaaaaaatatttcaacggTTTGCTGCACAA GGTCAGTGGACTTTACGTGATTCAGATAACGGACCGCGATGGAGTCCCGTTGCTTCGTGTTAGCCACAGTCAGGAGAAGAATGTAGATTTTGCATTGATGCCTTCACTTATCCCAACGTTCACCACAGCCAGCGATCAGGCCAGCAAACTGGGTTTGGGCCGCAACAAAACCATTATTTCCATGTACTCTAACTATCAG GTGGTGCAAATGAACAAATTGCCTTTGATCCTTACATTTGTGGGCGCCGAGGATTGCAATACGGGTCACATTCTAGCGCTGGAGCATCAGGTGGATGGGTATCTGGAGGACATCAAAATGGCCGTGACAGAGTCGTAG
- the LOC117563934 gene encoding glucosidase 2 subunit beta — MRLTNKQLVLLAICAVATVSSVYGGEVPRPRGVSLAKAALYQPRSDGKWTCLDGSKTIPFTQVNDDYCDCLDGSDEPGTSACPQAKFHCINKGHQSLDIPSSQVQDGICDCCDGSDELPVVGCGNTCNELGAAAAIERRNAAELHKRGAEKRQEMITRGKQLKADRAARRSELGARIKEQEGLKAEKEQLKRNAEALENEAMEAFKEQQRELDAETAQAEQEPQQMRQEATLSFVRYDANKDGFVEITELMVDMNLDSDRNGVVTVEEAKYFLDERERVDLDAFVTLAWPRIKPQKMLAEGLFQPPVVETEQPKPQVPSTEAPQAPVVNDEQADMELGIDEHGHDGEEDNEDEEDQYEEDDEPDVGVGEATADSETSTAAPNYDPETQRLIEQANEARNAFDEVDRHIREIEHEIKELDEQEGKDYGRNEEWAVLDGECYTFEDREYVYTLCPFDRASQKPRNGGAETTLGRWDQWLGEGDKYSKQKYSNGAACWNGPQRSALINIKCALEPRITGVSEPNRCEYYFEFETPAACDSEAFQAAEQNQHDEL, encoded by the exons ATGCGattgacaaacaaacaattagtATTGTTAGCAATATGCGCAGTCGCCACAGTATCCTCCGTTTATGGCGGCGAAGTTCCGCGTCCTCGCGGCGTTTCACTAGCTAAGGCGGCGCTCTATCAACCGCGCTCTGATGGGAAATGGACATGCTTGGATGGCAGCAAAACGATACCATTCACTCAGGTGAACGATGATTACTGTGATTGCCTCGATGGCAGCGATGAACCTGGCACTTCAGCATGTCCCCAAGCCAAATTCCATTGCATCAACAAGGGCCATCAATCGCTGGACATTCCCAGTTCACAGGTGCAAGACGGCATTTGTGATTGTTGCGACGGTAGCGACGAGCTGCCCGTCGTGGGCTGTGGCAATACTTGCAACGAACTCGGTGCAGCGGCAGCTATTGAGCGACGCAACGCTGCGGAGCTGCATAAGCGGGGCGCTGAGAAGCGACAGGAAATGATTACCCGCGGCAAACAATTGAAGGCAGATCGGGCGGCACGACGCTCAGAGCTGGGAGCACGGATCAAGGAACAGGAGGGCCTGAAAGCTGAAAAGGAGCAGCTCAAGCGCAACGCTGAAGCTTTAGAAAATGAAGCAATGGAGGCCTTCAAGGAGCAACAGCGTGAACTGGATGCGGAGACGGCGCAAGCGGAGCAGGAACCACAGCAAATGCGCCAGGAGGCGACGCTCAGCTTTGTGCGCTACGATGCCAACAAGGATGGCTTTGTGGAGATCACCGAACTGATGGTTGACATGAATCTAGACAGCGATCGCAATGGCGTTGTCACTGTCGAGGAGGCCAAATACTTTTTGGATGAACGCGAACGTGTTGATCTGGATGCCTTTGTCACATTGGCCTGGCCACGCATCAAGCCACAGAAGATGCTGGCCGAAGGTCTCTTCCAGCCGCCAGTTGTAGAGACTGAGCAGCCAAAGCCTCAAGTGCCAAGCACTGAAGCCCCACAGGCCCCAGTAGTCAATGATG AACAAGCGGACATGGAACTGGGAATTGATGAGCATGGTCACGATGGCGAAGAGGACAACGAAGATGAAGAGGATCAGTACGAAGAGGATGACGAACCCGATGTGGGCGTAGGAGAAGCCACTGCCGACTCAGAAACATCAACTGCCGCACCCAATTACGATCCTGAGACACAACGACTGATCGAACAAGCCAACGAGGCGCGCAATGCTTTCGATGAGGTGGATCGCCACATTCGTGAAATTGAGCATGAAATCAAGGAGCTGGACGAACAGGAAGGCAAAGATTATGGCCGTAACGAGGAGTGGGCGGTACTTGATGGCGAGTGTTATACGTTCGAGGATCGCGAATATGTCTACACTTTGTGTCCCTTCGATCGTGCGTCACAAAAGCCACGCAACGGTGGCGCTGAAACCACTTTGGGTCGCTGGGATCAATGGTTGGGCGAGGGCGACAAGTATAGCAAACAAAAGTATTCGAATGGTGCCGCTTGCTGGAATGGACCACAACGTTCAGCGCTGATCAACATTAAGTGCGCCTTGGAACCACGCATCACGGGAGTCAGTGAGCCAAATCGGTGTGAATATTATTTCGAATTCGAGACACCAGCTGCCTGCGATAGCGAGGCTTTCCAGGCCGCCGAACAGAATCAGCACGATGAACTTTGA
- the LOC117565319 gene encoding mitochondrial inner membrane protease ATP23 homolog → MGLLTQVWAKAAPAKETTPSPPEAVILADAKPVQDVNKTAANPDTTPPATTPDKEPKEWGYDLYPERRGEAYKPRLSHILFGSEGKESIDRYKCEQNVYWCVKNGPLVKLMMGALRSSGCPMDLRRHISCEVCDPSVTGGYDPVLNQIVVCQNMAKNKSMVHGVLTHEMIHMFDYCNNDLDFRNVDHLACTEIRAANLAHCSFLSAMMQGDASPFNVKEAHQNCVKSKALASVLAVRNISHQAAVDAVERVFPKCYADLEPIGRRIRRNSTDQQKAFMEAPMYGYDVY, encoded by the exons ATGGGTTTGCTGACACAAGTGTGGGCCAAAGCGGCGCCAGCAAAGGAGACTACTCCATCACCACCAGAAGCTGTGATACTGGCCGATGCTAAGCCAGTGCAAGATGTGAATAAAACGGCTGCCAACCCAGACACAacaccaccagcaacaacgCCGGACAAAGAGCCAAAGGAATGGGGTTATGATCTCTATCCGGAGCGACGTGGTGAAGCTTACAAACCAAGACTGTCACACATCCTGTTTGGAAGCGAGGGCAAGGAGAGCATCGATCGCTACAAGTGCGAACAGAACGTTTATTGGTGCGTGAAGAATGGTCCGCTCGTCAAGCTGATGATGGGCGCCCTGCGCAGCTCCGGTTGCCCCATGGATCTGCGGCGTCACATCTCTTGTGAGGTTTGCGATCCCAGCGTAACTGGTGGCTATGATCCGGTGTTGAATCAGATTGTTGTCTGCCAGAATATGGCCAAAAACAAGAGTATGGTGCATGGCGTCTTAACCCACGAGATGATTCACATGTTCGATTACTGTAATAATGATTTGGATTTCCGCAATGTGGATCATTTGGCGTGCACTGAGATTAGGGCAGCTAATTTGGCACATTGTTCCTTCCTGAGTGCCATGATGCAGGGCGATGCTTCGCCATTTAATGTGAAGGAGGCGCATCAG AACTGTGTGAAATCCAAGGCCTTGGCCTCGGTGCTCGCTGTGCGCAATATTAGTCATCAGGCGGCTGTGGATGCAGTGGAGCGCGTCTTCCCCAAGTGCTATGCGGATCTGGAGCCGATTGGACGCCGAATACGCCGCAATTCGACAGACCAACAGAAGGCCTTCATGGAAGCCCCCATGTATGGCTACGATGTGTATTAG
- the LOC117565321 gene encoding uncharacterized protein LOC117565321 — MEDCEIIGILIEFIGEIIFGSDNSYNDYSESVEDD; from the exons ATGGAGGACTGCGAAATTATTGGCATTCTAATCGAGTTTATAGGGGAAATCATATTTGGTT CGGATAATTCGTATAATGATTATTCAGAATCAGTGGAAGATGATTAG
- the LOC117565317 gene encoding villin-like protein quail isoform X1, with the protein MEITLSPKETEVRPNTIPDLKVDATFRKVPKHALTFELWKIDEDRLEAVARAQYGTFYDNCAYIIYASSLVGHYANHETITREQKPNVPLERYIHYWLGSNVSEQNRSNVVHKIQELDSYLGNVASIYRETQNHESARFLSYFKKGYDVLSGALINSVQKVRLFQLYGRKWLRAIELAEIEWSHFNSDYIMVLQMEAITFVWIGRSSASIERRSALAWVQRQRGKDSGTICIVDDGYEQSMSAEHKQAWNMVLPLQQRRVFQSNQQLDSNSYDSKTNGDINGSSNKFRIYKCNQRGRLHLDQLDVGMPSKDDLSDAHGVYLLDNYGQSIWLWVGAQTTQADALTAMGNGRAFVKKKKYANSTLVVRVLEGQEPVEFKRLFGNWLTVWQDNTRGHKPVSTKFGKLDAVLLCERPKMAADTQLVDDGRGERVLYRIFGDQLVELPATKVTVFTNASYVVKYTVQCATVVPADLASVGVKSIIYQWNGSEASAETIAKADSFAMTSFESMQGAEAMFVQLYEFDETPHFLQLFEGKLIIMRGQRSELLHSNNNHNWDFKTNIMLETFLLKIYGDASYNSKAVEEHPLSAISSKDCYVIKTSHVWVWCGQSSTGDAREMAKSVGALLGESSLMLEGKESKEFWQSVSMYFNQTLVINGQSCGSSTTSSSSSGAGSMCNGSNNSGGGNGNISPTLSNNCYLNTTMPTKPRPPVQLFLVWWQQTQLRCEEILGFDQKDLCADSTYILDTGTLAYVWLGSKALRQERDKYTAIAQSYVQNAPFGRRSATALAVVRQYAEPNVFKGFFETWHDELGKNFLSYEQMRQELGSVAPSNGLSEGSALHLNNNQKDFDGHKKYPLSVLVQEMDMLPPEINPLRREVHLTHDDFVGVFKMSFYEFDELPKWKKQELKKLYKLF; encoded by the exons ATGGAGATAACGTTGTCACCAAAAGAAACG GAGGTGCGTCCAAACACAATACCCGACTTGAAGGTGGATGCCACATTCCGTAAGGTGCCGAAGCATGCGTTAACCTTTGAGCTGTGGAAGATCGACGAGGATCGCTTAGAAGCCGTTGCTCGAGCACAATATGGAACATTCTACGACAACTGTGCATACATCATTTATGCATCGAGTTTAGTGGGACACTATGCGAATCACGAGACCATC ACACGCGAGCAGAAGCCGAATGTGCCGTTGGAGCGTTACATACATTATTGGCTGGGCAGCAATGTCAGCGAACAGAATCGCTCGAATGTTGTGCACAAGATTCAGGAGCTGGACTCGTATCTAGGCAATGTGGCGTCCATTTATCGCGAGACGCAGAATCACGAAAGCGCACGCTTTCTCTCCTACTTCAAGAAGGGATACGA TGTACTCTCTGGCGCCTTGATCAACTCGGTTCAAAAGGTGCGTCTCTTTCAGCTGTACGGTCGCAAATGGCTGCGTGCCATTGAGCTGGCTGAGATTGAGTGGTCACACTTCAATTCGGATTACATCATGGTGCTGCAGATGGAGGCCATCACCTTTGTGTGGATTGGACGCTCGAGTGCCTCGATTGAGCGTCGAAGTGCGCTCGCCTGGGTGCAGCGACAGCGAGGCAAGGATTCTGGCACCATTTGCATCGTTGACGATGGCTACGAGCAGTCGATGAGTGCGGAGCACAAGCAGGCATGGAATATGGTGTTGCCACTGCAGCAACGTCGTGTCTTTCAATCCAATCAGCAGCTGGACAGCAACAGCTATGACTCCAAAACGAATGGCGATatcaatggcagcagcaacaagtttCGCATTTACAAGTGCAATCAACGTGGGCGATTGCATCTCGATCAACTGGACGTGGGCATGCCCAGCAAGGATGATCTAAGCGATGCACATGGTGTCTATCTGCTCGACAACTATGGCCAAAGCATTTGGTTGTGGGTTGGCGCCCAAACCACTCAAGCGGATGCTCTCACGGCCATGGGCAATGGACGTGCATTTGTGAAGAAAAAGAAGTATGCAAACAGCACGCTCGTGGTGCGTGTGCTCGAGGGACAGGAACCCGTGGAGTTTAAGCGTTTGTTTGGCAACTGGCTGACTGTGTGGCAGGATAATACACGAGGCCACAAGCCTGTGTCCACCAAGTTTGGCAAATTGGATGCGGTTCTGCTGTGTGAACGTCCCAAGATGGCAGCGGACACACAGCTGGTGGACGATGGACGTGGCGAGCGTGTTTTGTATCGCATCTTTGGCGATCAACTGGTCGAGCTGCCGGCCACCAAAGTGACGGTCTTCACCAACGCCTCCTATGTGGTCAAGTACACCGTTCAG tGTGCCACGGTTGTGCCCGCTGATCTGGCCAGTGTGGGCGTCAAGAGCATCATCTACCAGTGGAACGGTTCGGAGGCATCGGCGGAGACAATTGCCAAAGCAGATAGCTTTGCCATGACTAGTTTCGAGTCGATGCAAGGCGCGGAGGCGATGTTTGTGCAGCTCTACGAATTCGATGAGACGCCACATTTCTTACAGCTCTTCGAGGGCAAACTGATCATAATGCGAGGTCAACGCAGCGAGCTGCTGCACTCCAATAACAATCACAATTGGGACTTCAAGACCAATATTATGCTGGAGACCTTTTTGCTGAAGATCTATGGCGATGCCAGCTACAACTCCAAGGCTGTCGAAGAGCATCCGTTGTCAGCGATCAGCTCCAAGGATTGCTATGTCATCAAGACGAGTCATGTGTGGGTCTGGTGTGGACAGAGCAGCACTGGCGATGCTCGAGAGATGGCCAAATCGGTGGGCGCACTACTGGGCGAAAGTTCGCTGATGCTGGAGGGCAAGGAGAGCAAAGAGTTCTGGCAATCGGTGTCAATGTACTTCAATCAGACGCTCGTCATCAATGGGCAATCGTGTGGCAGCAGCActacgagcagcagcagcagcggcgccGGCAGCATgtgcaacggcagcaacaacagtggcggtggcaatggcaataTTTCGCCCACGTTGAGCAACAATTGCTACTTGAACACCACAATGCCAACGAAACCCAGACCGCCAGTGCAATTGTTTCTCGTCTGGTGGCAGCAGACACAATTGCGCTGCGAGGAAATATTGGGCTTTGACCAAAAGGATCTCTGTGCCGACTCCACGTACATACTGGACACAGGCACCTTGGCTTACGTCTGGCTGGGCTCGAAGGCGTTGCGCCAGGAGCGTGATAAATACACTGCGATAGCCCAAAGTTATGTACAGAATGCGCCATTTGGTAGACGCTCGGCCACAGCATTGGCTGTGGTGCGTCAATATGCGGAGCCCAATGTGTTTAAGGGTTTCTTTGAGACGTGGCACGATGAGCTGGGAAAG AACTTTCTCAGCTACGAGCAGATGCGTCAGGAACTGGGCAGCGTGGCGCCCAGCAATGGTCTCAGTGAGGGCTCCGCTCTGCATCTGAACAACAATCAGAAGGACTTTGATGGCCACAAGAAGTATCCGCTTTCTGTGCTGGTGCAGGAAATGGATATGCTGCCACCCGAAATTAATCCGCTGCGACGTGAA GTTCATCTAACGCACGATGACTTTGTTGGAGTTTTTAAAATGTCCTTTTATGAGTTTGATGAGCTGCCCAAGTGGAAAAAGCAGGAGCTCAAGAAGCTCTACAAATTGTTCTGA
- the LOC117565317 gene encoding villin-like protein quail isoform X2, producing MPPFNFIKQEVRPNTIPDLKVDATFRKVPKHALTFELWKIDEDRLEAVARAQYGTFYDNCAYIIYASSLVGHYANHETITREQKPNVPLERYIHYWLGSNVSEQNRSNVVHKIQELDSYLGNVASIYRETQNHESARFLSYFKKGYDVLSGALINSVQKVRLFQLYGRKWLRAIELAEIEWSHFNSDYIMVLQMEAITFVWIGRSSASIERRSALAWVQRQRGKDSGTICIVDDGYEQSMSAEHKQAWNMVLPLQQRRVFQSNQQLDSNSYDSKTNGDINGSSNKFRIYKCNQRGRLHLDQLDVGMPSKDDLSDAHGVYLLDNYGQSIWLWVGAQTTQADALTAMGNGRAFVKKKKYANSTLVVRVLEGQEPVEFKRLFGNWLTVWQDNTRGHKPVSTKFGKLDAVLLCERPKMAADTQLVDDGRGERVLYRIFGDQLVELPATKVTVFTNASYVVKYTVQCATVVPADLASVGVKSIIYQWNGSEASAETIAKADSFAMTSFESMQGAEAMFVQLYEFDETPHFLQLFEGKLIIMRGQRSELLHSNNNHNWDFKTNIMLETFLLKIYGDASYNSKAVEEHPLSAISSKDCYVIKTSHVWVWCGQSSTGDAREMAKSVGALLGESSLMLEGKESKEFWQSVSMYFNQTLVINGQSCGSSTTSSSSSGAGSMCNGSNNSGGGNGNISPTLSNNCYLNTTMPTKPRPPVQLFLVWWQQTQLRCEEILGFDQKDLCADSTYILDTGTLAYVWLGSKALRQERDKYTAIAQSYVQNAPFGRRSATALAVVRQYAEPNVFKGFFETWHDELGKNFLSYEQMRQELGSVAPSNGLSEGSALHLNNNQKDFDGHKKYPLSVLVQEMDMLPPEINPLRREVHLTHDDFVGVFKMSFYEFDELPKWKKQELKKLYKLF from the exons GAGGTGCGTCCAAACACAATACCCGACTTGAAGGTGGATGCCACATTCCGTAAGGTGCCGAAGCATGCGTTAACCTTTGAGCTGTGGAAGATCGACGAGGATCGCTTAGAAGCCGTTGCTCGAGCACAATATGGAACATTCTACGACAACTGTGCATACATCATTTATGCATCGAGTTTAGTGGGACACTATGCGAATCACGAGACCATC ACACGCGAGCAGAAGCCGAATGTGCCGTTGGAGCGTTACATACATTATTGGCTGGGCAGCAATGTCAGCGAACAGAATCGCTCGAATGTTGTGCACAAGATTCAGGAGCTGGACTCGTATCTAGGCAATGTGGCGTCCATTTATCGCGAGACGCAGAATCACGAAAGCGCACGCTTTCTCTCCTACTTCAAGAAGGGATACGA TGTACTCTCTGGCGCCTTGATCAACTCGGTTCAAAAGGTGCGTCTCTTTCAGCTGTACGGTCGCAAATGGCTGCGTGCCATTGAGCTGGCTGAGATTGAGTGGTCACACTTCAATTCGGATTACATCATGGTGCTGCAGATGGAGGCCATCACCTTTGTGTGGATTGGACGCTCGAGTGCCTCGATTGAGCGTCGAAGTGCGCTCGCCTGGGTGCAGCGACAGCGAGGCAAGGATTCTGGCACCATTTGCATCGTTGACGATGGCTACGAGCAGTCGATGAGTGCGGAGCACAAGCAGGCATGGAATATGGTGTTGCCACTGCAGCAACGTCGTGTCTTTCAATCCAATCAGCAGCTGGACAGCAACAGCTATGACTCCAAAACGAATGGCGATatcaatggcagcagcaacaagtttCGCATTTACAAGTGCAATCAACGTGGGCGATTGCATCTCGATCAACTGGACGTGGGCATGCCCAGCAAGGATGATCTAAGCGATGCACATGGTGTCTATCTGCTCGACAACTATGGCCAAAGCATTTGGTTGTGGGTTGGCGCCCAAACCACTCAAGCGGATGCTCTCACGGCCATGGGCAATGGACGTGCATTTGTGAAGAAAAAGAAGTATGCAAACAGCACGCTCGTGGTGCGTGTGCTCGAGGGACAGGAACCCGTGGAGTTTAAGCGTTTGTTTGGCAACTGGCTGACTGTGTGGCAGGATAATACACGAGGCCACAAGCCTGTGTCCACCAAGTTTGGCAAATTGGATGCGGTTCTGCTGTGTGAACGTCCCAAGATGGCAGCGGACACACAGCTGGTGGACGATGGACGTGGCGAGCGTGTTTTGTATCGCATCTTTGGCGATCAACTGGTCGAGCTGCCGGCCACCAAAGTGACGGTCTTCACCAACGCCTCCTATGTGGTCAAGTACACCGTTCAG tGTGCCACGGTTGTGCCCGCTGATCTGGCCAGTGTGGGCGTCAAGAGCATCATCTACCAGTGGAACGGTTCGGAGGCATCGGCGGAGACAATTGCCAAAGCAGATAGCTTTGCCATGACTAGTTTCGAGTCGATGCAAGGCGCGGAGGCGATGTTTGTGCAGCTCTACGAATTCGATGAGACGCCACATTTCTTACAGCTCTTCGAGGGCAAACTGATCATAATGCGAGGTCAACGCAGCGAGCTGCTGCACTCCAATAACAATCACAATTGGGACTTCAAGACCAATATTATGCTGGAGACCTTTTTGCTGAAGATCTATGGCGATGCCAGCTACAACTCCAAGGCTGTCGAAGAGCATCCGTTGTCAGCGATCAGCTCCAAGGATTGCTATGTCATCAAGACGAGTCATGTGTGGGTCTGGTGTGGACAGAGCAGCACTGGCGATGCTCGAGAGATGGCCAAATCGGTGGGCGCACTACTGGGCGAAAGTTCGCTGATGCTGGAGGGCAAGGAGAGCAAAGAGTTCTGGCAATCGGTGTCAATGTACTTCAATCAGACGCTCGTCATCAATGGGCAATCGTGTGGCAGCAGCActacgagcagcagcagcagcggcgccGGCAGCATgtgcaacggcagcaacaacagtggcggtggcaatggcaataTTTCGCCCACGTTGAGCAACAATTGCTACTTGAACACCACAATGCCAACGAAACCCAGACCGCCAGTGCAATTGTTTCTCGTCTGGTGGCAGCAGACACAATTGCGCTGCGAGGAAATATTGGGCTTTGACCAAAAGGATCTCTGTGCCGACTCCACGTACATACTGGACACAGGCACCTTGGCTTACGTCTGGCTGGGCTCGAAGGCGTTGCGCCAGGAGCGTGATAAATACACTGCGATAGCCCAAAGTTATGTACAGAATGCGCCATTTGGTAGACGCTCGGCCACAGCATTGGCTGTGGTGCGTCAATATGCGGAGCCCAATGTGTTTAAGGGTTTCTTTGAGACGTGGCACGATGAGCTGGGAAAG AACTTTCTCAGCTACGAGCAGATGCGTCAGGAACTGGGCAGCGTGGCGCCCAGCAATGGTCTCAGTGAGGGCTCCGCTCTGCATCTGAACAACAATCAGAAGGACTTTGATGGCCACAAGAAGTATCCGCTTTCTGTGCTGGTGCAGGAAATGGATATGCTGCCACCCGAAATTAATCCGCTGCGACGTGAA GTTCATCTAACGCACGATGACTTTGTTGGAGTTTTTAAAATGTCCTTTTATGAGTTTGATGAGCTGCCCAAGTGGAAAAAGCAGGAGCTCAAGAAGCTCTACAAATTGTTCTGA